A portion of the Candidatus Nitrosotenuis aquarius genome contains these proteins:
- a CDS encoding complex I subunit 4 family protein: MEYALLQAVFLPLLLSPVAYILGRKMGPNAATWFTFGLLLYCTFLVIQVSLSGSYEEHYVWTKLFGEFGFKLDGLAIPFAVIIYVLSTVLALYSKPYMLHKFHEMYEEHVHHTNSGSGQTTAMVESSEMNDYVNKQSGLYFALYLVFAMGMLGTVLATNLIQFYIFFEVMLIPGFFLVAFWGDGPRRRISLMFLFWTHVGAVVLLLGFLTIGLSIGSFDFAAISEAKIPQDVLMLSAIAIVLGLAVKLAAFIFHIWLPYVHGAAPTPISALLSPAMIGIGAYGLFRLIIEFLPNTYAEMAIWLHIWGLMTMIYGGAMALMQDDIKRLLAYSSVSQMGYILFGIGSYSTLGLAGAEFMYVTHGLGKALLFMTAGILIVQCGTRSMTKLGGLAGKMPITAVCAVIGALTIAGVPPTSGFMGEWTLFAGALDTAVKENAASGATLRYIAFGLGLVATVITMSYMLWMLKRVFFGKMPEHLSHVKEASWYMTAPMMVLAGFTIVVGIYPDLFFEDIIPYMKGVLGV; the protein is encoded by the coding sequence ATGGAATACGCACTACTTCAGGCAGTCTTCCTGCCTTTGTTATTGTCACCGGTAGCCTACATTTTGGGCAGAAAAATGGGTCCAAACGCCGCAACTTGGTTTACCTTTGGACTGTTGTTGTATTGCACATTTCTGGTCATACAAGTATCGCTCTCTGGAAGCTATGAGGAGCACTATGTCTGGACCAAGCTCTTTGGAGAATTTGGATTCAAGCTGGACGGCCTTGCAATTCCGTTTGCAGTAATCATCTATGTACTAAGTACTGTGTTGGCGCTATACTCCAAGCCGTACATGTTGCACAAGTTCCATGAAATGTACGAAGAGCACGTCCACCACACTAACTCTGGCTCTGGACAGACAACTGCAATGGTAGAATCATCTGAGATGAACGACTATGTCAACAAGCAGTCTGGTCTGTACTTTGCACTGTATCTGGTATTTGCAATGGGCATGCTTGGTACAGTTCTTGCAACAAATCTCATCCAATTCTACATTTTCTTTGAGGTCATGCTGATTCCGGGTTTCTTCCTAGTTGCATTCTGGGGTGATGGACCAAGAAGAAGAATTTCCCTGATGTTCCTGTTCTGGACCCATGTCGGCGCAGTTGTGTTGTTGTTGGGATTTCTGACAATTGGATTATCCATTGGAAGCTTTGACTTTGCGGCAATATCGGAGGCAAAAATCCCGCAAGACGTTCTGATGCTTTCTGCAATTGCTATAGTACTTGGCCTTGCAGTCAAGCTTGCGGCCTTTATCTTCCACATTTGGCTGCCCTATGTCCACGGAGCAGCTCCTACACCAATTAGTGCACTGTTGTCTCCTGCAATGATCGGAATTGGTGCATATGGTCTTTTCAGATTGATTATCGAATTTTTGCCAAACACGTATGCAGAAATGGCAATCTGGCTCCACATCTGGGGTCTGATGACTATGATTTACGGTGGTGCAATGGCGCTAATGCAAGACGACATCAAGCGACTACTGGCATATTCCAGCGTAAGCCAGATGGGCTACATCCTCTTTGGAATTGGCTCGTATTCTACGCTGGGACTTGCGGGAGCAGAGTTCATGTATGTGACCCACGGCTTGGGCAAGGCACTCCTCTTCATGACTGCAGGCATACTCATCGTACAGTGTGGTACGCGAAGCATGACAAAACTTGGAGGCCTTGCAGGAAAAATGCCAATCACTGCAGTCTGTGCTGTAATTGGCGCACTGACAATTGCAGGCGTTCCGCCAACAAGCGGATTCATGGGAGAATGGACTTTGTTTGCCGGCGCACTAGACACGGCAGTAAAGGAAAACGCAGCAAGTGGCGCAACACTGCGATACATCGCATTTGGACTGGGACTAGTTGCTACAGTAATTACAATGTCTTACATGCTCTGGATGCTAAAGCGAGTGTTCTTTGGAAAAATGCCAGAGCACCTATCGCACGTAAAGGAGGCAAGCTGGTACATGACTGCGCCAATGATGGTGCTGGCTGGATTTACCATAGTTGTAGGAATATACCCAGACTTGTTCTTTGAGGACATCATCCCATACATGAAAGGAGTGCTTGGTGTATAA
- a CDS encoding NADH-quinone oxidoreductase subunit J — translation MADAVFLGLAVITIGSAIAALEVRSLIYGSIALMGTLGGIAGFFLLLDSPFVAMFQIAVYIGSIAVLILFTVMLVRRQLIFIKIEDKRRRYAGIGLMLSLMMGLGAVILSSGIKTVTTDEPPVDFRSIGADFLTYYWPALILMAFILAASVIGALTLARREDLTNDQHNA, via the coding sequence ATGGCTGATGCAGTATTCCTTGGTCTGGCAGTAATCACAATTGGCTCTGCAATTGCCGCACTTGAGGTAAGATCACTAATCTATGGCTCTATTGCATTGATGGGAACACTTGGGGGAATTGCGGGATTCTTTTTGCTGCTGGACTCGCCGTTTGTAGCAATGTTCCAAATTGCAGTGTACATTGGCTCTATTGCAGTACTGATTCTGTTCACCGTGATGCTGGTACGACGACAATTAATTTTCATTAAAATCGAAGACAAGCGAAGACGCTATGCGGGCATAGGCCTGATGCTTTCGTTGATGATGGGCCTAGGCGCAGTCATACTGAGCTCTGGCATCAAGACTGTTACCACCGATGAGCCACCAGTTGACTTTAGATCAATTGGTGCTGACTTTTTGACGTATTACTGGCCCGCACTCATACTAATGGCATTCATCTTGGCTGCATCCGTAATAGGTGCGCTAACTTTGGCAAGAAGGGAGGATTTGACAAATGACCAACACAATGCTTGA
- a CDS encoding NADH-quinone oxidoreductase subunit N yields the protein MIEITSTPIVLIAILGTIGMILPVISVVRKEKGSNSFYAAIAFGALIASIGYVAYEIVSGQLPPAAVFSADVLANDSFSGLFAIAMLIVAIITTAGSFNFMRGQAHPPVYYSLILLSTIGMVLVAYSTDLVMLFVAWELMSIPTYVLAGFMKKNPSSNEAALKYFLFGALSSAIIIYGISIVYGLTGSTNIGEVMTGLANLDPSMMPLALLAVGMFIAGFGFKMGLVPFHMWLPDTYEGAPPTITALLAAGTKKAGFAAALRVIIMGTIALQLDWTFALGVIAVMTMTVGNIAAIMQKNISRMLAYSSIGHAGYILIGLAVAPFTSLGIQGSLFHVLNHSVMKGAAFIAIAGIVTTIGITNIDKLKGLGRKMPITSLGLVISLLALAGVPPTAGFWSKLILFGSALETGLPAWAGWLAIAGVLNSALSLAYYGWIIRKMYFEGETEKKIKEPKAIIGVMIFSIIFLVGIGVYPDPIIEFTKNAVPILDNALIISK from the coding sequence ATGATAGAAATCACATCAACTCCAATTGTCCTGATTGCAATACTGGGTACAATCGGCATGATTCTGCCGGTGATATCCGTAGTACGAAAGGAAAAGGGATCCAACTCGTTTTATGCGGCAATTGCATTTGGTGCACTGATAGCATCAATTGGCTATGTTGCATACGAGATAGTCTCAGGCCAGCTTCCACCGGCAGCGGTATTTTCTGCAGATGTTCTTGCAAATGACTCCTTTAGCGGACTATTTGCAATAGCAATGCTAATTGTAGCAATAATCACGACTGCAGGCTCGTTTAATTTCATGCGCGGACAAGCTCATCCGCCAGTCTACTATTCCCTGATACTGTTATCCACAATAGGAATGGTGCTTGTTGCATATTCTACTGACCTAGTGATGTTGTTTGTCGCATGGGAGCTAATGTCAATTCCGACATATGTCTTGGCTGGATTTATGAAAAAGAATCCAAGCTCAAACGAGGCTGCACTCAAGTACTTCCTCTTTGGAGCACTGTCCTCAGCTATAATCATTTACGGAATCTCAATAGTATATGGCCTGACTGGCTCGACAAACATTGGCGAAGTCATGACAGGCCTTGCAAATCTGGATCCATCAATGATGCCGCTTGCCCTCTTGGCAGTAGGTATGTTCATTGCAGGATTTGGATTCAAGATGGGCCTAGTCCCATTCCACATGTGGCTTCCAGACACCTATGAGGGTGCGCCCCCGACAATCACTGCTCTATTGGCAGCTGGAACCAAAAAGGCAGGATTTGCAGCCGCCCTTCGAGTAATCATAATGGGTACTATAGCATTGCAGCTAGACTGGACGTTTGCATTGGGTGTTATTGCAGTAATGACAATGACTGTAGGAAACATTGCAGCTATAATGCAAAAGAACATTTCACGTATGCTTGCATATTCCAGTATCGGACATGCAGGATACATTTTGATTGGCCTGGCAGTTGCTCCGTTTACGTCACTGGGAATACAAGGATCATTGTTCCATGTATTGAACCATTCTGTGATGAAGGGTGCCGCATTCATTGCAATTGCAGGCATTGTTACTACAATTGGTATAACAAATATCGATAAACTCAAGGGCTTGGGCAGAAAGATGCCAATCACATCGCTAGGTCTAGTCATATCACTATTAGCACTGGCTGGCGTTCCACCAACTGCCGGATTCTGGAGCAAGCTGATTCTCTTTGGCTCTGCACTAGAAACAGGACTTCCTGCGTGGGCTGGCTGGCTTGCAATAGCAGGCGTTCTCAACTCTGCATTGTCTCTGGCGTACTATGGTTGGATTATACGAAAGATGTACTTTGAGGGAGAAACTGAGAAAAAGATCAAGGAGCCAAAGGCAATCATTGGTGTTATGATATTTTCTATAATATTCCTGGTCGGAATAGGAGTCTATCCAGACCCAATTATAGAATTCACAAAGAATGCAGTACCAATACTGGATAATGCACTTATAATTTCAAAGTAG
- a CDS encoding NADH-quinone oxidoreductase subunit B — MLKDLLTPQNANVFVGKLGDVLVKAVDQPLGYAINWSRLWSLWPVHIETACCSVEFGAASSPRYDVERFGIIEAFGSLRQCDLVVVQGTITRKMAPRLRLVYDQMPEPKYVIAMGACAITGGLYFDSYNVLPGIDGILPVDVYVPGCPPRPETLIQGCMLLQEKIKRLKAR, encoded by the coding sequence TTGCTAAAGGATCTACTTACACCACAAAACGCAAACGTCTTTGTAGGCAAGCTAGGCGATGTCCTAGTCAAAGCAGTTGATCAACCCCTAGGATACGCCATTAACTGGAGTAGACTCTGGTCTTTGTGGCCAGTGCACATTGAGACTGCGTGTTGCAGTGTTGAATTTGGTGCCGCATCCAGCCCAAGATATGATGTAGAGCGATTTGGAATCATCGAGGCGTTCGGATCGCTACGACAATGTGATCTTGTGGTAGTACAGGGAACCATCACTAGAAAGATGGCACCAAGACTAAGACTAGTCTATGACCAAATGCCCGAGCCCAAGTATGTAATTGCTATGGGAGCTTGCGCAATCACCGGCGGACTGTACTTTGATTCGTACAACGTCTTGCCTGGAATTGATGGAATTTTACCAGTAGATGTGTACGTGCCAGGTTGCCCTCCAAGACCTGAGACCCTAATTCAGGGATGCATGTTACTACAAGAGAAAATCAAGAGGCTAAAGGCCAGGTAA
- a CDS encoding NADH-quinone oxidoreductase subunit D, which yields MSTSLPPGLQMEKVDERIMTLNVGPQHPGSGHMRIIVKIDGDYIVSADPDPGYVHRGEEKMAEYRNYIQNIPHLERPVIHDSCNVLYPYCLGVEELLGIEVPERAKYLRVIASELNRCVYIQYWLAIYGIFLGHSTMFMWPAGDRELYIDMLEKMTGARVTHAYFVPGGIRNDVPANFEDMLLKRVNYFEKRIKEYGAIFYDNPILISRTRDAGKLSREDAIRLGTTGSTLRASGVDYDLRVKEPYDAYGELDIKVNTLKEGDAYARSKIPWLDMLESCNIIRQAVQKMPKSGSVRVKLKPNPKGGNDEVYKRVESGRGSLGCYIVSKSQPEPYRVKMSVGSFRNLICMPYLLKGEKLGNMPAVYWSLNYWPVEADR from the coding sequence ATGAGTACTTCACTGCCACCAGGCCTGCAAATGGAAAAAGTAGACGAGCGAATCATGACGCTCAACGTAGGACCACAGCACCCAGGATCTGGCCACATGAGAATCATTGTCAAAATTGACGGCGACTATATCGTTTCTGCAGATCCTGATCCTGGCTATGTGCACAGGGGAGAGGAGAAAATGGCTGAATACCGAAATTACATTCAAAACATCCCACACCTAGAGAGGCCGGTAATTCACGACTCTTGCAATGTATTATACCCGTACTGCCTTGGCGTTGAGGAATTATTAGGAATCGAGGTGCCAGAGCGCGCAAAATACCTGCGAGTGATTGCATCGGAGCTAAACAGATGCGTCTACATCCAATACTGGCTTGCAATCTATGGAATCTTTTTGGGCCACTCTACGATGTTCATGTGGCCTGCAGGTGACAGGGAACTCTACATCGACATGCTAGAAAAAATGACAGGGGCTCGCGTCACACACGCATACTTTGTACCTGGTGGAATTCGAAACGATGTTCCAGCAAACTTTGAGGACATGTTGCTAAAGAGAGTAAACTATTTTGAAAAACGCATCAAAGAATACGGCGCAATATTTTACGACAACCCAATTCTGATTTCAAGAACCCGTGACGCAGGAAAACTTTCTCGCGAGGACGCAATACGACTAGGAACAACCGGCTCTACATTGCGCGCAAGCGGTGTTGACTATGACCTGCGAGTAAAAGAGCCATATGATGCGTATGGAGAACTTGACATCAAGGTAAACACACTCAAGGAAGGAGATGCATATGCGCGCTCCAAGATTCCATGGCTTGACATGCTGGAATCCTGCAACATTATTCGCCAGGCGGTGCAGAAAATGCCAAAGTCGGGCTCTGTTCGAGTCAAGCTAAAGCCAAACCCAAAGGGTGGAAACGACGAAGTTTACAAGAGAGTAGAGTCTGGCCGTGGCTCACTGGGATGCTATATTGTGTCTAAAAGTCAGCCGGAGCCATACAGAGTAAAGATGAGCGTGGGCTCGTTTAGAAATCTCATTTGCATGCCATATTTGCTAAAAGGCGAAAAACTAGGAAACATGCCGGCAGTGTACTGGAGCTTAAACTATTGGCCAGTGGAGGCTGACAGATAA
- a CDS encoding 4Fe-4S binding protein has protein sequence MGTATGIIKALNSGIKHLAVKRFTLRYPEQKLKMVGDGYQYDPNTGVGIAGYKGRHMLFHDHCTGCQLCSIACEGVAEAIAMVKVQEDWKQNKKAIMPQIDYGKCVFCGLCVDACPFYALYMTNDYELSSFTKEGLIYTPAQLQVKPNVAQDVELKFDNPRGATHG, from the coding sequence ATGGGAACAGCAACTGGAATCATCAAAGCACTAAACTCTGGAATCAAGCACCTGGCAGTCAAGAGATTCACACTGCGATATCCTGAACAAAAGCTAAAGATGGTCGGCGATGGCTATCAGTATGATCCAAACACCGGCGTAGGCATTGCGGGCTACAAGGGGCGACACATGCTGTTCCATGACCACTGCACTGGATGCCAGCTGTGCTCTATTGCATGTGAAGGGGTAGCGGAGGCAATCGCAATGGTCAAGGTCCAAGAGGACTGGAAACAAAACAAAAAGGCAATCATGCCGCAAATCGACTATGGCAAGTGCGTCTTCTGTGGTTTGTGCGTGGACGCATGCCCGTTCTATGCGCTATACATGACTAACGACTATGAATTATCGTCATTTACTAAGGAGGGACTGATTTACACGCCAGCCCAGCTACAAGTAAAGCCAAACGTTGCACAAGACGTCGAGCTGAAATTTGACAACCCAAGAGGTGCCACACATGGCTGA
- the nuoK gene encoding NADH-quinone oxidoreductase subunit NuoK, giving the protein MTNTMLDFVIVSIALLAIGIYGISVKRNAIRMLFAVEMIVNAANLNLVAFGRFLPNSQGQTFALFSIAIAAAEVAVGLALIIVAYRMYKNVDIAEFRSLKG; this is encoded by the coding sequence ATGACCAACACAATGCTTGACTTTGTTATTGTATCAATTGCACTATTGGCAATTGGAATCTATGGGATCTCTGTCAAGCGAAACGCAATCCGTATGCTCTTTGCAGTAGAAATGATTGTAAATGCAGCAAACCTGAATCTGGTCGCCTTTGGCAGATTCCTGCCAAACAGCCAAGGCCAGACATTTGCGTTATTCTCAATTGCCATTGCCGCAGCCGAAGTGGCAGTGGGCCTTGCACTAATCATTGTAGCATATCGCATGTACAAGAATGTCGATATTGCAGAATTTAGGAGCCTGAAAGGGTAA
- a CDS encoding NADH-quinone oxidoreductase subunit C, whose product MSAQETKPVAQPEPVKELPKFEKSIADKIEKKFGSKAKIEFVKENRIRIKVSKEDILDVAKFLRDEMHYDHAESVTGVDYPDEKEIEVVYHLGSYTDAELAKQVLTLATRAPREDNPNPGSDNTKLPSLRDIFYSVEFHERECFEMLGVYFDGHPDNRRLLLPEDWADLPPMRKDFKLKGR is encoded by the coding sequence ATGAGCGCACAAGAAACAAAACCAGTAGCACAACCAGAGCCAGTAAAGGAGCTCCCCAAGTTTGAAAAATCAATAGCAGACAAGATTGAAAAAAAGTTTGGCTCCAAGGCAAAAATAGAGTTTGTAAAAGAGAACAGAATCCGCATCAAAGTATCAAAAGAAGACATACTGGATGTGGCAAAATTCCTTCGCGATGAGATGCACTATGACCATGCCGAGTCCGTCACAGGCGTTGACTATCCAGACGAAAAGGAAATCGAAGTAGTTTATCATTTAGGCTCTTACACGGACGCAGAACTTGCAAAGCAGGTTCTGACCCTGGCAACTAGGGCTCCAAGAGAGGACAATCCAAATCCGGGATCCGATAATACCAAACTTCCAAGCCTCAGGGACATTTTCTACAGTGTGGAATTTCATGAGCGCGAATGCTTTGAGATGCTTGGCGTTTACTTTGATGGTCATCCAGATAATCGCAGATTACTTCTCCCAGAAGACTGGGCGGACTTGCCACCAATGCGAAAAGACTTCAAGTTAAAGGGACGATAA
- a CDS encoding NADH-quinone oxidoreductase subunit L has product MADASMLSFLPDFAPTSAWLVWILPFIAALIIPAVGKATQRGTGWVAVGFALMSAISAATLLPGALEAHEVHDQVNWISTIGIKAGVLADPLAVIMANVVGWISFLIMVYSTGYMKGDKDITRFWFWMMFFIGSMQIIVLSDNLLMMFFGWEGVGLASYALISFWYRDKHKDHVGVQGRTVLGLQEYYAPTHAGMKAFIMTKVGDIMMLSGMFLIFAFAGTFGFRELMHDTAWASAMQAQGLLVPAAVLLFGGAIGKSAQFPLNEWLLEAMTGPTAVSALIHAATMVKAGVFLVARIGPLFFALAAAGFAMDQFFEVIAWVGGITAILLATQGMVNPEIKKVLAYSTGSQIGYMMMAMGVAGLSHQYVDGYTAGFFHLISHAMFKASLFMAAGSLLHVVGSRFMTDMGGLRKHMKKTYAFMWAAGLGLMGAPFITTGFWSKDAIFAAVYESGNTWAMPLFAIAVLTAVITTFYTTRMIGMVFFGDKSKHIEHMEKEGHHIHEASLSMWVPYGILAVLTIGIGIVGLSAEHGIHELFTEYLGHTFHIEAEHGPAPDTEESILPSFLEGINPVALMASLAAFGIGISLGYVFYIGRFVDPVKFVNSNIFFYAIHKTLLNRWYLNAMVYWCFVVAPLWLARGIWRYFEKYAIDLGLNVGFEKSVGWSAKVVQKAQTGVAQSYLYVFGAGILFVVLFLFL; this is encoded by the coding sequence ATGGCAGACGCTAGCATGCTGAGCTTTTTGCCTGACTTTGCGCCAACAAGCGCATGGCTTGTCTGGATTTTGCCGTTCATTGCAGCTCTGATTATTCCGGCAGTCGGAAAAGCAACACAGCGTGGCACTGGATGGGTAGCAGTAGGATTTGCTCTGATGAGTGCAATTTCTGCTGCAACGCTATTGCCAGGTGCGCTAGAAGCACACGAAGTGCATGACCAGGTAAACTGGATCTCAACAATTGGAATCAAGGCAGGAGTTCTTGCTGACCCACTTGCAGTAATAATGGCAAACGTTGTTGGCTGGATTTCATTTTTGATCATGGTGTATAGTACTGGATACATGAAAGGCGACAAGGACATTACTCGTTTCTGGTTCTGGATGATGTTCTTTATTGGTTCGATGCAGATCATAGTATTGTCTGATAACCTGCTAATGATGTTCTTTGGATGGGAAGGCGTAGGACTTGCATCATACGCACTGATCTCGTTCTGGTATAGAGACAAACACAAGGACCATGTCGGCGTTCAGGGAAGAACCGTACTGGGATTGCAAGAGTATTATGCGCCAACACACGCAGGCATGAAGGCATTCATCATGACCAAGGTCGGCGACATCATGATGCTATCTGGCATGTTCTTGATTTTCGCATTTGCAGGCACATTTGGATTCAGAGAACTAATGCACGACACTGCATGGGCTAGCGCGATGCAAGCTCAGGGCTTGCTGGTACCAGCAGCTGTTTTGTTATTTGGCGGCGCAATCGGAAAATCCGCGCAATTCCCACTAAACGAATGGCTACTAGAAGCAATGACAGGCCCAACTGCGGTCTCTGCACTTATTCACGCAGCAACAATGGTAAAGGCAGGTGTGTTCTTGGTTGCAAGAATTGGACCGCTCTTCTTTGCTCTGGCAGCTGCTGGATTTGCAATGGACCAGTTCTTTGAGGTGATAGCTTGGGTTGGAGGAATCACCGCAATACTGTTAGCTACGCAAGGAATGGTAAACCCAGAAATAAAGAAAGTCCTGGCATACTCTACTGGCTCACAAATCGGTTACATGATGATGGCAATGGGCGTTGCTGGTCTATCACACCAATACGTTGATGGTTACACAGCAGGATTCTTCCATCTTATTTCACACGCAATGTTCAAGGCATCACTCTTCATGGCTGCTGGCTCGCTATTGCATGTGGTGGGATCCAGATTCATGACAGACATGGGCGGACTGCGAAAGCACATGAAAAAGACATATGCATTCATGTGGGCTGCAGGCCTGGGCCTGATGGGTGCTCCGTTCATCACGACTGGATTTTGGAGCAAGGATGCAATCTTTGCCGCAGTGTACGAGTCTGGCAACACCTGGGCAATGCCGCTATTTGCAATTGCCGTGCTGACTGCAGTCATCACTACTTTCTATACCACAAGAATGATTGGAATGGTCTTCTTTGGAGACAAGTCCAAGCACATTGAGCACATGGAAAAAGAAGGACACCACATCCACGAGGCAAGCCTCTCCATGTGGGTTCCATACGGAATTCTAGCGGTGCTGACAATTGGCATTGGTATAGTTGGATTGTCCGCAGAGCATGGCATCCACGAATTATTCACAGAATATCTGGGCCACACATTCCACATCGAGGCAGAACACGGCCCGGCACCAGATACTGAAGAAAGCATTTTACCGTCATTCCTGGAGGGAATTAATCCAGTTGCACTGATGGCATCGCTTGCAGCATTTGGAATTGGAATATCGCTTGGATATGTCTTCTATATTGGAAGATTTGTGGACCCAGTCAAGTTTGTAAACTCTAACATTTTCTTTTACGCAATTCACAAGACTTTGCTGAACAGATGGTACCTCAACGCAATGGTGTACTGGTGCTTTGTAGTGGCGCCACTGTGGCTGGCAAGAGGAATCTGGAGATACTTTGAGAAATATGCAATCGACTTGGGCCTCAACGTCGGCTTTGAAAAGTCCGTCGGCTGGAGCGCCAAAGTGGTGCAAAAGGCCCAGACAGGTGTGGCACAGTCTTATCTTTACGTATTTGGAGCGGGAATACTATTCGTAGTATTGTTCCTGTTCTTGTAG
- the nuoH gene encoding NADH-quinone oxidoreductase subunit NuoH, which yields MSTIAPKFRLSYFIKSLTDNAFWAITLLTLIGLPFVQVILFYLELPVIGTRLLDPYLALTILADPSRQIPLIKSLMQTEFFRIAAFPGFGFAALLAAGTIFVERKMLAKLQLRVGPFYCGKIEGILQLMSDGIKLLSKEIIIPAKADKPIFWAAPVLFVGTAAAFVSLIPAARGGWVVADADVGLLAVFAIIGFFPVITVLSAWSANSKFPFIGGIRALHQMVSFEIPLILSVLGVVILTGTLNLTEIVESQYTFWWIIFLPIGAIVFFIAMLAELERIPFDLPEAESEIVAGWLTEFSGMMYGLVQLGSYLKLYAFAGLFVVLFLGGWSGPNIWPPFPEELVKEGIHMGPITAKFPGLPLLDQQMLNDVLWFVVKVVGVIFFILLPRGVFPRIRIDLLLHIGWYKLIGLAFVNIFIALALVYAGVLGPEGIL from the coding sequence ATGTCTACAATTGCGCCAAAGTTTCGGCTAAGCTATTTCATAAAGTCTCTTACAGACAATGCGTTTTGGGCAATCACCCTGCTTACACTGATAGGACTGCCATTTGTCCAAGTGATACTATTCTATTTGGAGCTGCCAGTGATTGGAACAAGACTGCTTGACCCATATCTAGCACTGACAATTCTTGCAGACCCGTCAAGACAAATCCCACTGATAAAATCTCTGATGCAGACAGAGTTCTTTAGAATCGCTGCATTTCCTGGGTTTGGGTTTGCGGCATTGCTTGCGGCAGGAACCATTTTTGTTGAGAGAAAAATGCTTGCCAAGCTCCAACTTCGCGTCGGTCCGTTCTATTGCGGAAAAATAGAAGGAATTTTACAATTAATGAGTGACGGAATCAAACTGTTATCAAAGGAAATTATAATTCCGGCAAAAGCAGACAAGCCAATCTTTTGGGCGGCACCTGTCTTGTTTGTTGGGACGGCAGCTGCATTTGTATCGCTAATTCCTGCAGCTAGGGGCGGCTGGGTAGTAGCAGACGCCGATGTTGGATTGTTGGCAGTCTTTGCAATAATCGGATTCTTCCCAGTCATTACGGTATTATCTGCATGGTCCGCTAACAGCAAGTTCCCATTCATTGGAGGAATTCGCGCACTGCATCAAATGGTCTCATTTGAAATTCCACTAATTTTGTCGGTTTTGGGCGTAGTCATATTGACTGGAACCCTAAACCTGACTGAAATCGTAGAATCCCAGTACACGTTCTGGTGGATCATATTTTTGCCAATAGGCGCAATCGTGTTCTTTATAGCAATGCTGGCAGAACTGGAGCGAATTCCATTTGACCTGCCAGAAGCAGAAAGCGAAATTGTCGCAGGATGGCTAACAGAGTTTTCCGGCATGATGTATGGCTTGGTGCAACTGGGCTCGTACCTGAAGCTGTATGCATTTGCGGGGCTCTTTGTGGTGCTGTTCCTAGGGGGATGGAGCGGACCGAACATCTGGCCGCCATTCCCAGAAGAACTAGTCAAGGAAGGAATCCACATGGGACCGATCACTGCCAAGTTCCCAGGCCTGCCGCTGCTGGATCAGCAGATGCTCAATGATGTGTTGTGGTTTGTAGTCAAAGTAGTTGGCGTTATCTTTTTCATATTGCTGCCAAGAGGCGTATTCCCGAGAATCAGAATTGATCTGCTCTTGCACATTGGTTGGTACAAACTGATCGGCCTTGCATTCGTTAACATCTTTATAGCACTCGCCTTGGTTTACGCTGGGGTACTAGGTCCGGAGGGAATCTTGTAA